A stretch of DNA from Asticcacaulis sp.:
CAGCAAAGAAAAGCGGGCCACCGTCCACAATGTGCGCGACAATGAGGGACCGCTCGATGACGCGGGGCGATTTCGGCTGAGGCGGGGGTGGGCGGATGCCAGGGCCAGGGCGGGATACAAGGCGGCCAACATGGCGATTATGAAACCGACCGACAAGCTTCCCCATAAAAACCAGGCTTCGGACCAGGGGGACCGGCCTATGCGCATAATCGGGTCAAGTACGGGCAGGAAACGCTCAACGGCGGCGGCGGCCAGTACCAGTGCCAGCGCGACCAGGATGGCGGCTTCGATCAGAACCTGAAGGCATATCTCGTGCGTCTTCGCCCCCAGGGTTTTGCGGATCGCCATCTCATGACGCCGTTCATCGATCTGTATGGCCATCAGTTCACTGAAATTGACCACGGCCAGCACAACAATGAGAACGGCCACGGCGATCATGGCGATAATTGTATCGGGGTGTCCGCGCGGTGCGATCGGGGCATCGGCCCTCGGCAGGAAGTGAACCCTGGGCAGGGCGACGATTTCAAACGTCATGGGACGCTCGCGTGACGAAATGCCGTGGCGGGTCGCCAGCGCGCTGAGCGCCGGCACAGAAGCTGTTGCGCCGGGTTTCAGGCGCACGAAGGTCAGGCAGGAGGTCCAGTTCCATTCCGGATGCGTGTCCAGGATGGAAAGCATACTGTAACCCGCTTCGCTGGAAATGAAGACCTGGCGGTTGAAGCTGGTATTATCGGGAAAATCGGCAAGCACGGCCGTGACGGTAACGGGCAGCCAGTCGCTCAACATGACGGTTTGTCCGACGACGTCCTCGCGTCCGAAAAAAGTCCGCGCCATTTTCTGCGTCAATACCATGCTGTCGGGCTTCTGCAGGGCCTGGCTTAAATCCCCGGAAACGGCTTTGAAGGGCACCAGGTCGAAGAAGTTGGAGTCCGCCCAGTAGAACGGCTGCTGCGTCGTGATGCGCGGCGTCCGCATCGGCCACTCGGCCGTGACCAGACGCGATGCGGCGTCTATCGAGGAGTTGTCCCTGGCCAGCCATTTGGCCATGCCGGCAGGCGATTGGTCGCTGCTGACCTGTTCGGGGCCATCGGGTGCATAGAGGGTTCTGAGGAGATAGACGTTGTCCGCATCGGCTATGAAACGATCAAAGCCGAGTTCGCTTCTGACTTCCAGCGCAACGATGAAGGCTGCGGCAAAGCCAATCGCCAGCCCCAGGACTTTCAGCAGGCTCATGCCCCAGTACCGGCTCAGTATCCGGCCGGGCTGCCCGAAACCTTGCGCCAGGCGCATCATGACAGGCGCCGGCGGGTGAACTGAATCTTGCCATCCAGCATTTCAACAATGCGTTCGGCCTGATCGGCCTGCGCCGGCGCGTGCGTCACGATAACAAGGGTACATCCTTCGGCATTGACGGCTTTCAGGATGCTGAAAATCTGCGCGGCATTTTCGGAATCCAGATTTCCTGTCGGTTCGTCGGCAAGAATGATCGACGGCTTGCCCACTATGGCACGGGCAATGGCGCAGCGCTGTTGCTGCCCGCCGGAAAGCTGGTTTGGCAAGTGATTGGCCCTGTGGGCGATGCCGACAAGGTCCATGACCTCCTGGACCCGTTCATCGATATGGAAGTCCGGTTTGTGTCGGTAGAGCAGGGCCAGCTTGATATTCTCGTAAACGCTGAGACTATCGATCAGGTTGAAGCTCTGAAAAATGAAGCCGATGTCAAAGGCGCGCAACCGGGCCAGTGCGCCCGGCGCGGCATCGGCGACGTTCTGGCCGTGGAACAATACGCTGCCCGTCTCCGGGCGATCCAGAGTGCCCATGATGTTAAGCAGGGTGGATTTGCCGCAACCGGAGGGACCGCAAATGGAAACGAACTCACCGCGTTCGACATCGAGCGTGATGTCACGCAGAGCGTCGACGCGACGGCCGGCGGCTCGATAGGAGAAATTCACGCCCCTCAAACTTATGAGGGGCGCGGTCGTATCCGATACTGTGTTTTGCGCTGGCAATTGGAAACCCTGGGAGCCGCAAGGCGCGTCTGGTCAACGAGCTTAATACAGGTTTTGCGGTAAGTTAAGCCACCAGGGACTGTGCAATAAAGGATTGGCTCAGGCGGTTTGCGGCCGCCGCGACCTGCGCCCGGCACTCTTCCAGGGATGGCCCGTTGCGACGCTTCACGCAGGACGACACAAGAAGGGCGACCTGCTTCGTGCCCTGGAAGATGGGGGCATAGACATCCGTAATGTCAGGCAGGTTGGGGTTCGGTTGTTGGTCGGCCTTATATGGCTGATCAGAGACAGTGTTTCCGGTGTCCTGAACCTCGTAAACCATCCCTATGGGCATGTTGACATAGAAAGCGGCCGACGGAACGCTCTGATGCCTGACATGGAAGCTGCCTTCCTGGCGCACGACAAGCTGGCAGGACTGTTGCAGGGTCTCCGCGAGCTGATCCAGAACCGGCCTTGCGCAGTCCGTCATGTCCTCGCATGGCGCATTCAAGACAAAAGCACTTCTTTGGGTCATCATCATGTGGCTTCCTCCGCGTTGTCCGTATCTTTGTTCTTTTTGACAGTTTAGCGGATTTCCAAAAATAAGCTAAGGCGTCAATTTTATTTGACTTTTTCCTAATTCGAGTGAATTTTGACGCATCAAGTGTCCGAATTGTCCGGAATCGTACATGCCGCAAACGCATAAAACCCTGCTGTTTATCGATGACGACGCCGATGTCCTCAAGACGGCGGAGTTGTTGCTTAACAGGGCAGGCTATACCCTTCTCAAGGCTGGTTCGCCGGGACAGGCCTATGCGTTGTTGTCTGCACAGGCTGTCGATCTGATCCTGCTCGACCTCAATTTTTCCCAGGCTCAGACTTCAGGTGAGGAGGGCCTCGCCAGCTTGCAGGAGTTGCGTCGCTATGCGCCGGGCGTACCCGTGCTGGTCGTGACCGGTCACAGCGGACTGACTGTTGCTGTTCGCGCCCTGAGGGCCGGCGCCACCAACTTCATCATGAAGCCGTGGAGCAACGACAAATTCATCGCCGCAATCGAAGAGGGGCTTGGGCAGGGGCTGCGAAACCCGAGTGCAGACATCGGTCCGATTTCAGAGCCGCCATCGGTTTCCGACGCGGAATTCATTATCGGGGACACCGAGGCCATGACGCGTATCAAGGCGCTGGTGGACCGCTACGCGCCGCTGACGGTCCCGGTCTTATTGTCGGGGGCGCCAGGAACAGGAAAATCGCATATCGCCCGCGCCCTGCATAACCGCTCCGGGCGGGCGCATCTCAAAGTGGTTGACGCGTCATCGATCTCGACGATTGCGCCCGAAGAGCTGCGGGACGCCACTCTGATTATTGAAGCGATTGAAAGGCTCGATAGCGGTTTTCATCAGGCCTTGCTGGACTGGCTGCCTGGGTTTGAGCGCCGTAATGTGCGTGTGGTCGCAACCTCAGTGAGAGGGCGCGGCGACATGGATCTGCCGCGTGGTCTCGTTTATGCACTCAGTACCCTTGAAATCAATCTGCCCACCCTGGCGGAACGTACTGGCGATATCGGTGTTTTGGCCGAGCATTTCGCCAACCTGTGCGCCTACAGGCAAAATCTCTCACATCGCACCCTGACCCCGGAAGCTATCGCGCATCTCAAGGCGGCTGTGTGGAGCGACAATCTGCACGCGCTGCGTCAGGTCATGGAGCGTGCGATCATCGAAACGGACGGGCCGGTGCTGGGGCCGAACGACCTGCACATACCGTCCATTCAGGATATCGACCTCCGAACCACCGTCTCAAGTCTGGAAACCACGGAAAAATTCGTTATCGAGTCGGCCCTCAAGCGCCACAATTTCAATGTCACCAAGGCTGCCGCCGAACTGGGCGTGACACGGCAGACCCTCTACCGCCGAATGAGCCGCCATGGTCTTTAGGGGCGTGATCATCAAATTTATGGGTGTCGTGGGCGTGGCGATGACCGCGATCCTGGCGTTCACGTCGGCGCGCGATCAGATGTGGGCCAATATGGCCTTGTGTCTTCTGGGGCTGGCTGTAAGCGCGGTGGTGCTCTTCGCCGTCAGAGAGACCTGGAGGCCCCAGAAGGATGATTCCGCCGAGCCTCGCAGCCATCCCGAAGCGACGCCGCCAACCCTTTCAGCCCTGCTGGATCAGGTGCCGGTGCCATTGTTAAGGTCTGTCGAAGGCGAGGGCTATTATGCTCTGAACCTGGCGGCGCGTCGGCTTTTTCGGGTGGATGATTTTATAAGCGATCCTCCGCCGGCGCTGGTGACGGCGGTGATGCGTGCGGAAAGAGGGGCACGGTCCTCGATCCGGCTTTTTGACAGCATCTATGCCCTTGGGGTCAGCGAACTGTCTTTTGAGAAACGCAAGGAGCGATTTATCAGCCTGACGGATATTCAGGCCGAGATGCGCATAGCGGAGGCCACGGCCCTGGGGGATACCTTGAGGGTCATCAGTCACGAAATCATGAATTCGCTGACGCCGGTCGCCTCTCTCGCCGAGACGGCACAACACTACCTTGAGGGCGAGGCGCCCGAAGACGTACAGTCCGCCAGGGAAGCGCTGGCCTTGCTTGAGCGGCGCGCCAGGGGCCTTAAGCGGTTCGTTGAGGGATACCGTTCGCTGGCGCGTTTGCCGCAGCCTGAGTTGCGTCGTGTCGATGTTTCAGGGTTTGTCGCGGATGTCGTGCGTGTATTTGAGCAGAGCGCCGTGGCTAAGGGCGTAATGGTTACCCTTGAGATAGACGAGGGGGCGCCGTCCCTGGAAATGGACGAGGCCCTGATGGCGCAGGCGATGATCAACGTCCTGACCAATGCGGCCGAGGCCACGCGCGATAATAGCGGGCCGCGGCGTGTGAACATTGCTCTGCGGCGTGTGGATAATGATATGGGTATTGTGATCGCGGATAACGGCACCGGGATAGAGCCGGCGATGCGGGACCGCATTTTCCATGGCTTCATAACGACCAAGCCGGAAGGCGCCGGCATAGGTCTGTCCCTCGCCCGCCAGATCGCGCTGGCGCACGGCGGTGACCTGCGGTTGACGGAACACTCAGAGCCCTGGTCTTCGGAATTTTTGTTCAGGCTTCCAGGCAGTAAGAGCCTGATGGATAGCTAGAAGGTTTCCCGTGGTGCCGCCCCCAATGCGTTTGACAGGGAGGTGCAGGTGTCAACCAGGGCGTTCGCGCAGTCTTCGACACTGATGCTCAGCTTGCTGCGAATGTACGGTATGGTGATGGCGGCAACCAGGCCGCGATCGTTGAAGACCGGACAGGCGATGTCGGTAATGCTCTCCGAATAGGCGCTTTGGGCGATGAGGAAACCATTTTCCCTGGCGCGTATGGCCTGCTGTTCAAAACGTGCCCATTCACTTTCGGAGACTGTGGGCTGCAGCGCTTTCCGCCACGCCGTCTTGCTCGTCGGAGGTCTGGAAGGCGTACAGTACGGTGCCTGCGGTCGCTTCGACAATCTCCTGACGATAACCGACGCGCACATGAAAACTGGGGGCGGCCGGTGCGTCCATCTGCCCGATGACAACAACCTGGTCATCGGAAGCGACCACGATGTGCGTCGCCTGTAAAATCTCATCGCTGAGCGCCCGGATCGCAGGAATGGCGTAATCGAGCAGATTTTTGCTGACGCCACGGGACATGCCGAGTGAAAACAATTTGTTGGTCAGTTCGTAACCGCTCTGGTTTTCGGCCATGGCAACGTAACCGCGGTGTTCAAGCACCGCGATCATCCGGAATAATTCGCTCACCGACCGATTCAACTGCTCCGAAATTTGACGGGGCGGCATGGGTTTGGGAGAGGCGGCAAGAAGCTCGACGATATCCAGCCCCTTTTCCAGGGCCGGCGCGCGATATTTCAGTTCGCTCTCGTCTATGTCGTCCTGAACAGATAGATTTAGCTTCGCCATGATATGCCTCTGTGCCTGCGCATTGACCTTGAAAATGAACGCCTTGCGATGTTTTCACAGGTATGGATGAGTCTTACCAATGGCGATCATATATGAAAAGAAAAAATAACGTCAGCGGAAAAGAGTAATCCGAAAAAAATACCGGCATATTGAACTCATTTCGGTGCCTACACAGGCATAAGCTGGATTATGCGCGCAAATGTCAGGATCATTCGATTGCCTGTCAATTTATTCATGCGGGTTTGCATGTGAAAATATATTTTACATTTGAAGTTATTTGTATGTAATATAATTATATAGACGGGTTTCGAGCAGGGCAAAACCACCTCGTTCGACGCAGAGTGTGTCGAAGAGGCGGCTGGCATAGTCGAAAATTTTTCCGGTTTCATAAAAATACGGGCAGCGAGGCAGGCGATGAAACGCATAGGTTTAAGTGCCCTTTGGGGGGCGGCTCTGTTGGCTTTGATGGCAAGCGGCACCCTGGCGCAAACCTCCACAGTTAAAAGCGTGCCCTATATCTGGGCCACGGCTCCTATGGGCGGCGGCGGATTTGTCGATGGCTTCGTCTACCACCCCAAGGAGAAGGGCCTGCTTTACGCCCGCACCGATGTGGGCGGCGCCTATCGCTGGGACGGCGACGATCAGATGTGGATTCCGCTGCTGGACGGGATGAACAGCGCCGACGATCTGGGGGTTTTCAGTCTGGCGCTCGATCCTGAAGATGCGAACAGGGTCTATGTTGCCACCGGCCTTTATACCAGCCAGTGGGCGGGCAATGGCGCGGTTTGGCGTTCGGACGACCGCGGCCAGACCTGGCAAAAAGCCGACCTGCCGGTCAAGCTGGGTGGTAATGAGGACGGACGCAACACCGGCGAGCGCCTGCAGGTCGATCCCCACAAAAGCGACATTCTGTTCCTCGGCACGACGACGAGCGGCCTGCTGAAAAGCGATGACGGCGGCAAGAGTTGGAGCAATGTGTCTTCGTTTCCGGAAAAGTATGTCAGCTTCGTGCTGTTCGATCCGGCGTCGGGCGCAGACGGCGCTGCGACGCCGACCCTCCATGCCGGCGTGAATGCGAAATCCGCCAGCCTCTATGTCAGCCACGACGGCGGGGCTTCATGGCAGGCCGTCAAGGGCGCGCCGACCGGCTTTATGGCACATCACGCCGCCTTCGACGGCGACGGCAAGCGTCTTTATGTCACCTTCGCCGACAGGCCCGGCCCAAATGATTGCAAGGACGGCGCCGTCTGGCGCCTCGACACGGCCAGGGGAAGCTGGACCGACATCACGCCGCAAAAGCCCGGCAACGGCGGGCCAGACTTCTGCTATGCCGGGATCAGCGCGGCGGCCAGCGCGCCGGGTTCCCCTGGTGACCACGACTCTGGACCGGTGGTGGGGCGGCGACACGGCCTATCGCAGCACGGACGGCGGCGCGCACTGGACCGATCTGGGCGCCGCCTCGCATCACAGCGCCGATGGTTTTCCGTGGATGGAGGTCAGTCGCGGCGGCAAGGAAGCCATGGGACACTGGATGTCCGATATCGACATCAATCCGTTCGATGCAAATGAGGCGGTTTACGGAACCGGCGACGGATTGTGGATGACGCAGAATCTCACCGACGCCGATGCCGGCAAGGCTGTCGCGTGGCGCTTCGCGGTCGATAATCTGGAGGAAACGGCGCCGCTGGATCTGATCAGCCCGACCGCTGGCGCGCATTTGATCGCGGCGGTCGGCGATGTCGGCGGTTTCCGTTATCTCGACTTTAGCGCTTCGCCGCCCGCCGAAGGCGGCTATTTCCAGCCCGCCGCCGGGACGAACCGCTCGATCGATTTCGCTGAACTGAATCCGGGTCTGGTGGCGCGCATCGCGGACGGCGATGCGGCCAAGACCCACGGGCTGATCTCGCTCGACAACGGCAAGAACTGGTCGGACATGCCGTCATCTCCGCCCATCGTCACCCACGATGCGGACGGCTGGTACACGCCGGGCCGCATCGCCGTCTCGGCGAAAGGCGGCCAGATGGTGTGGGTGACCGGTAAGGGCGACGCCTATTATTCGCTGGATCGCGGCAAGTCGTGGACGGCGTCCAAAGGCTTTCCGCAGGTCAAGGGACGAAGCTTCCCGGTCTTTTCGGATCGCTCCACAGAAGGCGTCTTCTACGCCTATGACGCCAGCGCGGGCAATATGCTCGCCAGCGGGGATGGCGGGGCCAGCTTTACGGTTTTCGCCAGCGGCCTGCCGGTGCTCGATCCGTGGCGTCCGGTCCCCAAACCGCGCGCTGCGCCCGGACGGCTGCGCGACATCTGGCTGCCGACGCCGCAGGGTCTGTTCCATTCGCCCGATCCCAAATCGCCGTTCAAGCAGTTGCCCGATATTTCCGAGGCTTCGGCGGTCGGCTTCGGCAAGAGCGCGCCCGACCAGACCTATCCCGCCGTTTATATGTGGGGGCGCTATAAGGGCGTCTGGGGAATCTTCCGTTCCGATGACGCCGGCGCGTCATGGGTCAGGATCAATGACGACGCCCACCAGTATGGCGGCGGCATGGGCGGCCAGGTTATTGGTGATCCCCGTCAGTACGGACTGGTCTATATCACCACATCCGGCCGTGGCGTCGCCATGGGGCAGCCGGCTTCAGACCTGAGCCCTGCGCCGCCGGCGCAAAAGTAATCCCTGAAAATCTCCGAAAGGAAAGATGTTGCTTAAATTCATGACCTCCGCCAGCGTTCTGCTCCTGGCTGCACTGATCGCCGCGCAGCCCGTGGCGGCGAATGCCGAACATCTGAATCTGTCGCAGGGTTGGCGGGTGCATAAGGGTGACGCCAAGGGGGCTGATAAAGGCGGCTATGACGATCAGGACTGGACGCCTGTGATTGCGCCGCATGACGCCTCGATCATGGATGGCCCGGACGGCACGCCCTTCGATGCCGGGGCGACAGCCGGGCAGGATTCCGGTTATCTGCCGGGTGGCGTGGTCTGGTATCGCAAACATCTGAACCTGGATGCCGCACAGGCAGGGCAGGTAGCACGGCTGAACTTTGAAGCCGTTTACATGGATGCCGAAATCTGGGTCAACGGGCAGGCCGTGGCTACGCATCGTTACGGCTACACCGCCTTTTCGGTCGATCTGACCGGCAAGCTGCGCGCGGGCGACAATCTGATCGCGGTGCGCGTGAATCATGAAGACCCGTCGTCGCGCTGGTACGCCGGCACTGGACTGATCCGGCCAGTGTCTCTGGACCTGCTGAACTGCGTCCATATTGAACCGGACAGCGTGGCGATTACCACGCCGGTGGCGACGCCGCAGACAGGTGAGGTGGCGGTTGCGACGACCATTGCAAACTGTGCCTCAAAGCCGCAATCCGCGGAGTTGGTCAGCGAAGTGGTCGCGGCGAACGGAGAAGTCGTGGCGCGTTCTGCCATGCCGCTCTCTGCCTCGATAAAGGCCGGCGTTCCGTTAACGCAAAAACTGACCGTACCGTCACCCGCCCTGTGGTCAACGGATGCGCCCAACCTCTACACCCTGGTACAGCGGGTTCGCATCGACGGCGCCGTCGTCGACGAACGCCGCACCCGCTTCGGCATCCGCACGATCAG
This window harbors:
- a CDS encoding ABC transporter permease; this translates as MMRLAQGFGQPGRILSRYWGMSLLKVLGLAIGFAAAFIVALEVRSELGFDRFIADADNVYLLRTLYAPDGPEQVSSDQSPAGMAKWLARDNSSIDAASRLVTAEWPMRTPRITTQQPFYWADSNFFDLVPFKAVSGDLSQALQKPDSMVLTQKMARTFFGREDVVGQTVMLSDWLPVTVTAVLADFPDNTSFNRQVFISSEAGYSMLSILDTHPEWNWTSCLTFVRLKPGATASVPALSALATRHGISSRERPMTFEIVALPRVHFLPRADAPIAPRGHPDTIIAMIAVAVLIVVLAVVNFSELMAIQIDERRHEMAIRKTLGAKTHEICLQVLIEAAILVALALVLAAAAVERFLPVLDPIMRIGRSPWSEAWFLWGSLSVGFIIAMLAALYPALALASAHPRLSRNRPASSSGPSLSRTLWTVARFSLLILLLMTSYTVYQQWRFATSDALNHDASRILLINTSSDVPADLSLRQPLLTLKGVERATYSRSLPEQSNIWPDWFRRADGQIIRAQRQSVDPHFFEFYDVRRLAGRTFSTTYAELTPARDVVINRAALQALGFKAPQDAIGHDINLARNNGDIVSHVIGVVDNIRLADVREPAPPMIFDNQSAFFSRLSVKLVPGTEAETLDQIDRIWKQAYPRAGPLERQFYSEYVRAEYADMYQQWYVFGLLSVIGVTVCIFGLIGLSIHIYRTDRKEIAIRNALGASKADLIALRLKPYLRPLLIANLIAGPFAWGIAVTWLHTFALHVNPSWLAFFLASASTFLIAFGTLAIHTALAQPARSSSPLRNLE
- a CDS encoding ABC transporter ATP-binding protein; this translates as MNFSYRAAGRRVDALRDITLDVERGEFVSICGPSGCGKSTLLNIMGTLDRPETGSVLFHGQNVADAAPGALARLRAFDIGFIFQSFNLIDSLSVYENIKLALLYRHKPDFHIDERVQEVMDLVGIAHRANHLPNQLSGGQQQRCAIARAIVGKPSIILADEPTGNLDSENAAQIFSILKAVNAEGCTLVIVTHAPAQADQAERIVEMLDGKIQFTRRRLS
- a CDS encoding response regulator translates to MPQTHKTLLFIDDDADVLKTAELLLNRAGYTLLKAGSPGQAYALLSAQAVDLILLDLNFSQAQTSGEEGLASLQELRRYAPGVPVLVVTGHSGLTVAVRALRAGATNFIMKPWSNDKFIAAIEEGLGQGLRNPSADIGPISEPPSVSDAEFIIGDTEAMTRIKALVDRYAPLTVPVLLSGAPGTGKSHIARALHNRSGRAHLKVVDASSISTIAPEELRDATLIIEAIERLDSGFHQALLDWLPGFERRNVRVVATSVRGRGDMDLPRGLVYALSTLEINLPTLAERTGDIGVLAEHFANLCAYRQNLSHRTLTPEAIAHLKAAVWSDNLHALRQVMERAIIETDGPVLGPNDLHIPSIQDIDLRTTVSSLETTEKFVIESALKRHNFNVTKAAAELGVTRQTLYRRMSRHGL
- a CDS encoding HAMP domain-containing histidine kinase; this translates as MIIKFMGVVGVAMTAILAFTSARDQMWANMALCLLGLAVSAVVLFAVRETWRPQKDDSAEPRSHPEATPPTLSALLDQVPVPLLRSVEGEGYYALNLAARRLFRVDDFISDPPPALVTAVMRAERGARSSIRLFDSIYALGVSELSFEKRKERFISLTDIQAEMRIAEATALGDTLRVISHEIMNSLTPVASLAETAQHYLEGEAPEDVQSAREALALLERRARGLKRFVEGYRSLARLPQPELRRVDVSGFVADVVRVFEQSAVAKGVMVTLEIDEGAPSLEMDEALMAQAMINVLTNAAEATRDNSGPRRVNIALRRVDNDMGIVIADNGTGIEPAMRDRIFHGFITTKPEGAGIGLSLARQIALAHGGDLRLTEHSEPWSSEFLFRLPGSKSLMDS
- a CDS encoding helix-turn-helix domain-containing protein; the protein is MAKLNLSVQDDIDESELKYRAPALEKGLDIVELLAASPKPMPPRQISEQLNRSVSELFRMIAVLEHRGYVAMAENQSGYELTNKLFSLGMSRGVSKNLLDYAIPAIRALSDEILQATHIVVASDDQVVVIGQMDAPAAPSFHVRVGYRQEIVEATAGTVLYAFQTSDEQDGVAESAAAHSLRK
- a CDS encoding glycoside hydrolase produces the protein MTTTLDRWWGGDTAYRSTDGGAHWTDLGAASHHSADGFPWMEVSRGGKEAMGHWMSDIDINPFDANEAVYGTGDGLWMTQNLTDADAGKAVAWRFAVDNLEETAPLDLISPTAGAHLIAAVGDVGGFRYLDFSASPPAEGGYFQPAAGTNRSIDFAELNPGLVARIADGDAAKTHGLISLDNGKNWSDMPSSPPIVTHDADGWYTPGRIAVSAKGGQMVWVTGKGDAYYSLDRGKSWTASKGFPQVKGRSFPVFSDRSTEGVFYAYDASAGNMLASGDGGASFTVFASGLPVLDPWRPVPKPRAAPGRLRDIWLPTPQGLFHSPDPKSPFKQLPDISEASAVGFGKSAPDQTYPAVYMWGRYKGVWGIFRSDDAGASWVRINDDAHQYGGGMGGQVIGDPRQYGLVYITTSGRGVAMGQPASDLSPAPPAQK